A part of Bacillus thuringiensis genomic DNA contains:
- a CDS encoding divergent PAP2 family protein, giving the protein METILHNDPLMAAVISWFLAQLTKVVFKLFKTGEFDFAKFFASGGMPSSHASTVTALATGVGVVEGVESTLFAIAAIFAIIVMYDASGVRLAVSKQAKILNEFFHGRQTEYKKLNELVGHTPYEVVVGALVGIIVGVGYCL; this is encoded by the coding sequence GTGGAAACAATTTTACATAATGATCCGCTTATGGCCGCTGTAATTTCATGGTTTCTAGCACAATTAACGAAAGTAGTCTTTAAATTATTCAAAACGGGTGAATTTGATTTTGCAAAGTTTTTCGCTTCAGGTGGGATGCCGAGTTCTCATGCTTCAACTGTTACAGCACTTGCGACAGGTGTTGGCGTTGTAGAAGGTGTGGAAAGTACTTTATTTGCTATTGCTGCTATCTTTGCAATAATTGTTATGTATGATGCTTCAGGAGTAAGACTTGCAGTTAGTAAGCAAGCGAAAATATTGAATGAGTTCTTTCACGGTAGACAAACAGAATATAAGAAGTTAAATGAACTTGTCGGGCATACACCGTATGAAGTAGTAGTCGGTGCTTTAGTAGGGATTATTGTCGGAGTGGGATATTGCTTATGA
- the rarD gene encoding EamA family transporter RarD: MESQSAQQKKGIIYAAGAYTMWGILPIYWKWVEEVPADEILAHRIVWAFVFMLLVLGVTKRFRQFIGEFVNLFKRPKLLMSLTIASVLISGNWFVYIWAVNHNHVIEASLGYYINPLISILLGTVVLKEKLNFWQYVAVGLAGVGVIILTVRFGSIPWVSLSLAFSFGLYGLTKKLLNYDATIGLTMETMLVTPFAIIYLVMTGAHGFGSFGSISMLSTLLLIGAGIVTALPLFYFAKGAQLIPLYMVGFLQYIAPTISLILGVFVFGEHFTSTHMMAFFCIWVALFVFSIAKTKFLVQKQPKFIKNKSAKVS; the protein is encoded by the coding sequence ATGGAGAGTCAATCAGCACAGCAAAAAAAAGGGATTATATATGCGGCTGGTGCATATACGATGTGGGGAATCCTACCAATCTATTGGAAGTGGGTTGAGGAAGTTCCGGCAGATGAAATATTAGCACACCGCATCGTTTGGGCGTTTGTTTTTATGTTACTTGTGTTAGGTGTTACGAAGAGGTTTCGTCAGTTTATTGGGGAGTTCGTGAATCTTTTTAAACGACCTAAATTATTAATGTCATTAACAATAGCTTCAGTCTTGATTAGCGGAAACTGGTTTGTTTACATATGGGCCGTTAATCATAATCATGTCATTGAAGCGAGTCTTGGCTATTATATTAATCCGCTTATTAGTATTTTACTTGGTACAGTCGTTTTAAAGGAAAAGTTAAACTTTTGGCAATATGTTGCAGTTGGGCTAGCTGGAGTAGGGGTTATCATTTTAACAGTGCGTTTCGGATCTATTCCGTGGGTTTCTTTATCACTTGCCTTTTCATTTGGATTATATGGATTAACAAAAAAATTGCTAAACTATGATGCGACAATTGGTCTTACGATGGAAACAATGTTAGTGACGCCGTTTGCGATTATCTATCTCGTTATGACAGGAGCGCATGGATTCGGTTCATTTGGATCTATTTCCATGTTATCGACGTTACTATTAATAGGAGCAGGCATTGTTACAGCTTTACCACTTTTTTATTTTGCAAAAGGAGCACAACTTATTCCGCTCTATATGGTAGGGTTTTTACAATATATTGCACCAACCATTAGTTTGATTTTAGGTGTATTCGTATTTGGTGAACATTTCACATCTACTCATATGATGGCATTTTTCTGTATATGGGTTGCATTATTTGTGTTTTCAATAGCGAAAACAAAGTTTTTAGTGCAGAAACAACCGAAATTTATAAAAAATAAATCAGCAAAAGTATCATAA
- a CDS encoding DUF1294 domain-containing protein, with the protein MKWTYFIIINVIAFSLMGLDKRKAKKKQWRTPESTLFLSAAAGGAVGAWIGMYMFHHKTHKKKFVFGIPLLVVITVCLLFTV; encoded by the coding sequence ATGAAATGGACTTATTTCATTATTATTAACGTTATAGCTTTTAGCCTTATGGGGCTTGATAAACGAAAAGCGAAGAAAAAACAGTGGAGAACGCCAGAAAGTACGTTGTTTTTATCAGCGGCAGCTGGAGGCGCAGTTGGTGCTTGGATCGGTATGTATATGTTTCACCATAAAACACATAAAAAGAAATTTGTTTTCGGTATACCGTTACTTGTCGTTATAACAGTATGTTTACTTTTTACTGTATGA
- a CDS encoding group-specific protein — protein MACNIDHSMEDVMNKLESQKFFLPEGIFIGLKGFLQRNHSQEILNDVFHLLKKYDLVSEEEREMRNTQLLLIIK, from the coding sequence ATGGCGTGTAATATCGATCATTCTATGGAAGATGTAATGAATAAGCTTGAAAGTCAGAAGTTTTTTTTACCGGAAGGAATTTTTATAGGATTGAAGGGATTTTTGCAACGTAATCATTCACAGGAAATATTAAATGATGTCTTTCATCTTCTAAAGAAGTATGACTTAGTTAGTGAAGAAGAACGAGAGATGAGAAATACTCAATTATTGCTGATTATAAAATAA
- a CDS encoding P-loop NTPase: MITQEQIMNALKHVEDPELHKSIVELNMVRNIQMNGTEVKLEVVLTIQGCPLKAKIQQDVEESLQAIGASKVDLTFGSMTQEERAALTEKLKKNTRTETGMPSMLRLDSGVRFITVTSGKGGVGKSTVTINLATALARMGKKVGILDADIYGFSIPAMMETNQKPTMIDQTAIPVVSHGVKIMSMGFFTEGNNPVMWRGPMLNKWIQNFLANTHWGELDYLLLDLPPGTGDVAIDVAAMIPQAKEIIVTTPHNVASFVASRVGVMAKHTKHEILGIVENMAYYEDRDGSKNYLFGKGGGEILAEQLQTEVIAQIPFAKREENNDSSVYDEDSLVGEVFTSLAEDIIYKG, translated from the coding sequence ATGATTACGCAAGAACAAATAATGAACGCATTAAAACATGTAGAGGATCCGGAGTTACACAAAAGTATTGTAGAATTAAATATGGTTAGAAATATACAAATGAATGGAACAGAGGTTAAACTTGAAGTAGTGCTAACGATTCAAGGTTGTCCATTAAAGGCAAAAATTCAACAAGATGTAGAAGAGTCTCTTCAGGCAATTGGTGCATCTAAAGTAGATTTGACATTTGGTTCTATGACACAAGAAGAACGAGCTGCGTTAACAGAGAAATTAAAGAAAAATACTAGAACAGAAACTGGTATGCCGAGCATGCTTCGCCTTGATTCAGGGGTACGATTTATTACTGTAACGAGCGGTAAAGGTGGAGTTGGAAAATCAACAGTGACAATTAACCTTGCAACTGCTTTAGCTCGTATGGGCAAAAAAGTGGGGATATTAGATGCAGATATATATGGTTTTAGCATTCCAGCTATGATGGAAACGAATCAAAAACCGACGATGATTGATCAAACAGCAATTCCAGTTGTTAGTCACGGTGTTAAAATTATGTCGATGGGATTTTTTACGGAAGGAAATAACCCGGTTATGTGGCGCGGACCGATGTTAAATAAATGGATTCAAAATTTCCTTGCGAATACACACTGGGGAGAATTAGATTATTTACTTCTTGATTTACCACCTGGCACAGGAGATGTAGCTATTGATGTTGCAGCAATGATTCCACAGGCGAAAGAAATAATTGTGACAACACCACACAACGTAGCTTCATTCGTAGCATCTAGAGTAGGTGTAATGGCAAAACATACGAAACACGAGATTTTAGGGATTGTAGAAAATATGGCTTATTATGAAGACCGAGATGGATCAAAAAATTATCTCTTCGGAAAAGGTGGAGGCGAAATACTTGCAGAACAATTGCAAACAGAAGTGATTGCGCAAATACCTTTTGCAAAACGAGAAGAGAATAACGATTCATCTGTATATGATGAAGACTCTCTTGTAGGAGAAGTGTTTACATCGTTAGCGGAGGATATTATTTATAAAGGATAG
- the moaD gene encoding molybdopterin converting factor subunit 1: MITVLLFANLREEVGSDRFVIFEKQEMTVQQLKEWLKASYCLQSLDKVIVAVNEEFVTNEEMIKAGDIVALIPPVSGG, from the coding sequence ATGATTACAGTTTTATTGTTCGCAAATTTGCGTGAGGAAGTCGGATCGGATCGATTCGTAATTTTTGAAAAACAAGAAATGACAGTTCAGCAATTAAAAGAATGGCTCAAAGCAAGTTATTGTTTACAATCACTTGATAAAGTGATAGTGGCTGTTAATGAAGAGTTTGTAACGAATGAAGAGATGATAAAAGCTGGAGATATAGTCGCATTAATCCCGCCTGTTAGCGGGGGATAA
- a CDS encoding molybdenum cofactor biosynthesis protein MoaE, whose amino-acid sequence MGQALFEIVDIPIVVEEVTNKVARREAGAITTFIGTVRELTKGKRTRTLYLEYEAYKPMAVKQLTKIGKEINDKWPDAKVAITHRVGRLEIMDIAVVIAVSSPHRKEAYEANEYAIERIKQIVPIWKKEFWEDGTMWIGDQLENTAYPEGKPKKEE is encoded by the coding sequence GTGGGACAAGCGCTATTTGAGATTGTAGATATACCGATTGTAGTTGAAGAAGTAACGAATAAAGTCGCAAGAAGAGAAGCAGGTGCAATTACAACATTTATTGGTACGGTGAGAGAATTAACAAAAGGAAAACGAACACGAACACTATATTTAGAGTATGAAGCATATAAACCGATGGCAGTAAAACAACTTACGAAAATTGGTAAAGAGATTAATGATAAGTGGCCGGATGCCAAAGTAGCAATTACACATCGTGTAGGGCGGCTAGAAATCATGGATATTGCGGTAGTCATTGCAGTTTCATCACCGCATCGTAAAGAAGCATATGAAGCGAATGAATACGCGATTGAACGGATAAAACAAATCGTCCCAATTTGGAAAAAAGAATTTTGGGAAGATGGAACGATGTGGATTGGAGATCAACTTGAAAATACGGCATATCCAGAAGGAAAACCGAAGAAGGAAGAATGA
- the moeA gene encoding molybdopterin molybdotransferase MoeA: MERRVPITVEEAVRKVMGFANEGLKELLPIELAYGRILAEDLVADHDVPSFNRSPYDGFAIRAEDTNVASYETPIVLEVVGEIGAGSLFYEKVGPFQAVRIMTGAQIPNGCDAVVMLELTRQYEETGNNYIEVKRSFKTGDNISFQGEDARKGTVLAKKGSYIHPGISALLATFGYNEVPVARKPVIGLLATGSELLDVNDSLQPGKIRNSNTYMILSQIRRAGGRVKCFGKFSDDFHTCFTAVKEALSQVDMLITTGGVSVGDYDYLPAIYEKLGASVLFNKVAMRPGSVTTVAQLNGKLLFGLSGNPSACYVGFELFVRPCIRTYMFSEKAHVKREKALLGEDFLKPNPFTRFVRAKLAYKEGQLIAYPSGFDKSSSVSSLAETNIFIVLPGGTRGYKKDMFVDVLLLEDNEGSEWSWTICKVRGGSSGTSAI, from the coding sequence ATGGAAAGAAGAGTGCCAATTACGGTTGAAGAAGCTGTTCGTAAAGTAATGGGATTTGCTAATGAGGGGTTAAAGGAGCTACTGCCTATTGAATTAGCTTACGGACGTATATTAGCAGAAGATTTAGTAGCTGACCATGATGTACCTTCATTCAATCGTTCACCGTATGATGGATTTGCTATTAGAGCAGAAGATACGAATGTAGCAAGTTATGAAACGCCAATTGTGCTTGAAGTAGTTGGTGAAATTGGCGCGGGATCACTATTCTACGAGAAAGTAGGTCCGTTTCAAGCAGTTCGAATTATGACAGGAGCGCAAATTCCGAATGGGTGTGATGCGGTTGTTATGTTAGAGCTGACTCGTCAATATGAGGAGACTGGCAATAATTATATAGAAGTGAAGCGATCATTCAAAACGGGCGACAATATTTCTTTTCAAGGTGAAGACGCTCGTAAAGGAACGGTTCTTGCAAAGAAAGGATCATACATTCATCCAGGTATTTCAGCTCTTCTTGCTACGTTCGGGTATAACGAGGTGCCTGTGGCGAGAAAGCCTGTAATTGGATTGTTAGCGACTGGTAGTGAATTACTTGATGTAAATGATTCATTACAGCCAGGGAAAATCCGAAATAGTAATACGTATATGATATTGTCTCAAATTCGCAGAGCGGGCGGCAGAGTAAAATGTTTTGGGAAGTTTAGCGATGATTTTCATACATGTTTTACAGCTGTAAAAGAAGCACTAAGCCAAGTAGATATGCTCATTACAACAGGCGGTGTATCAGTGGGAGATTACGATTATTTACCAGCTATATATGAAAAGTTAGGTGCCTCTGTTCTTTTTAATAAAGTTGCAATGCGACCAGGGAGTGTTACGACTGTAGCACAATTAAATGGCAAGCTATTATTTGGTTTATCAGGAAACCCATCTGCTTGTTACGTAGGGTTTGAATTATTTGTAAGACCTTGTATTCGGACGTATATGTTTAGTGAAAAAGCACATGTAAAAAGAGAAAAAGCATTATTAGGAGAAGATTTCCTGAAACCAAATCCATTTACAAGATTTGTACGAGCAAAACTGGCATATAAGGAAGGACAGTTAATCGCTTATCCGTCAGGGTTTGATAAATCTAGCTCGGTTTCTTCATTAGCAGAGACAAATATATTTATTGTACTTCCAGGTGGTACGAGAGGTTACAAAAAAGATATGTTCGTAGATGTTCTTTTGCTGGAAGATAATGAAGGTAGTGAATGGTCTTGGACGATTTGTAAAGTGAGAGGTGGTTCTAGTGGGACAAGCGCTATTTGA
- a CDS encoding molybdopterin-synthase adenylyltransferase MoeB, with protein MAKRYSRQQLFKPIGSKGQEKIRNKHVLIVGAGALGSASAESFVRAGIGKLTIIDRDYVEWSNLQRQQLYSEQDAREKIPKAIAAKNRLEQINSEVHIDAFVMDASAENMEDLLKRVDVIIDATDNFDIRFVINDLSQKHNIPWVYGSCVGSYGMSYTVIPQEKPCLHCVLKNVPVTGVTCDTAGIISPTVQIVAAYQVAEAFKILVGDFSAVRKTFFMFDIWSNQNHFIKLGKIKTDDCPSCGLNRTYPYLSYENQTKVAALCGRNTVQIRPVENRTYDFDDIEKVLNKLGKVDQNPYLLSCQIDDYRVVIFRDGRVFIHGTNDISKAKQLYYRVFG; from the coding sequence ATGGCTAAGCGGTATTCACGACAACAGTTGTTCAAACCGATTGGGAGTAAAGGACAAGAAAAAATTCGAAATAAACATGTGTTAATTGTAGGAGCAGGCGCATTAGGAAGTGCAAGTGCCGAAAGTTTCGTACGTGCAGGTATTGGCAAGTTGACGATTATTGATCGTGACTACGTTGAATGGAGCAATTTACAAAGGCAACAACTGTACTCTGAACAAGATGCGAGAGAGAAAATACCGAAAGCAATTGCTGCTAAAAATCGGTTAGAGCAAATTAATTCGGAAGTACACATAGATGCTTTCGTAATGGATGCAAGTGCAGAAAACATGGAAGACCTATTAAAAAGGGTAGATGTAATAATTGACGCAACAGATAATTTCGATATTCGATTTGTAATAAATGACTTATCACAAAAACATAATATTCCGTGGGTATACGGTTCTTGCGTTGGATCGTACGGTATGAGTTATACGGTTATTCCGCAAGAGAAACCATGTTTACATTGTGTGCTGAAGAATGTTCCTGTTACTGGTGTGACATGTGATACCGCTGGAATTATTAGCCCGACTGTCCAAATCGTCGCAGCGTATCAAGTGGCGGAAGCATTCAAAATTTTAGTAGGAGATTTCTCGGCAGTTAGAAAAACATTTTTCATGTTTGATATATGGAGTAATCAAAACCATTTTATAAAACTAGGGAAAATCAAAACAGACGATTGCCCTTCGTGCGGCTTAAATCGAACTTATCCTTATTTATCATACGAAAACCAAACGAAGGTAGCTGCTTTATGCGGAAGAAATACAGTACAAATTAGGCCAGTAGAAAATAGAACGTACGATTTTGACGATATAGAAAAAGTATTAAACAAACTGGGGAAAGTAGATCAGAATCCGTATTTACTATCTTGCCAAATAGACGATTACCGCGTCGTTATTTTTCGGGATGGTCGTGTTTTCATTCATGGTACAAATGATATTTCGAAAGCAAAACAATTATATTATCGTGTATTCGGTTAA
- a CDS encoding formate/nitrite transporter family protein → MAFHKPEQIAELVIEAGVQKVSQTLPAMLILGFLGGAFISLGFLLNIRVLGNLPERWGSLVNVLGGAVFPVGLMLVVLAGGELITGNMMSLSMALYAKKITLVSVLNNWVWITFMNFVGAIFVAYCFGHLGGLTEGDYLNKTVAIAEGKLHESFGRTLILAIGCNWLVCLALWLAYGTSDLVGKIIGIWIPIMAFVVIGFQQVVANMFVISAVIFAGHLTWMDLARNFVPVFIGNVIGGAGFVGFAYFACYQKQHSNMK, encoded by the coding sequence ATGGCATTTCATAAACCGGAACAAATTGCTGAACTCGTAATTGAGGCCGGTGTTCAAAAAGTAAGTCAGACGTTGCCAGCAATGCTTATTCTCGGTTTTTTAGGAGGAGCGTTTATTTCGTTAGGTTTTTTGCTTAATATTCGCGTTTTAGGTAATTTACCTGAGCGCTGGGGTAGTTTAGTCAATGTTTTAGGAGGAGCGGTTTTTCCTGTTGGATTAATGCTCGTCGTATTAGCAGGAGGAGAATTAATTACTGGAAATATGATGTCACTGTCTATGGCGCTTTATGCAAAGAAAATTACATTGGTAAGTGTGTTAAATAATTGGGTTTGGATTACTTTCATGAATTTCGTAGGAGCTATTTTCGTAGCGTATTGTTTCGGTCATCTTGGCGGATTAACAGAGGGAGATTATTTAAATAAAACAGTAGCGATAGCGGAAGGAAAATTACATGAATCATTTGGGAGAACTTTAATTTTAGCAATTGGATGTAATTGGCTCGTTTGTCTTGCACTTTGGCTCGCTTATGGGACGAGTGATTTGGTCGGAAAAATAATCGGAATTTGGATTCCGATTATGGCATTTGTAGTGATTGGATTTCAGCAAGTGGTAGCAAATATGTTTGTTATTTCGGCAGTTATTTTTGCAGGGCATCTGACGTGGATGGATCTTGCTAGAAATTTTGTTCCTGTTTTTATCGGAAATGTAATTGGGGGAGCTGGATTTGTTGGATTTGCTTACTTTGCTTGTTATCAAAAACAACATTCTAATATGAAATAG
- the moaA gene encoding GTP 3',8-cyclase MoaA — MNSVTLDKLQRPLKDLRISVTDRCNFRCRYCMPEEIFGPDYSFLSNDKILSFDEIERITRIFVSLGVRKLRITGGEPLLRRGLPQLIERLNKIDGVEDIGLTTNGSLLKKFAPDLYKAGLSRVTVSLDSLEEERFFYLNGNRSKVQRVLEGIQAAAEVGMKIKINMVVQKGKNEQDILQMAQYFKENKHILRFIEYMDVGNYNGWELKEVVSKQEIVDAIHQVMPLERIEANYAGEVATRYRYIGSDEEIGIISSVTDSFCSSCTRARISAEGKLYTCLFASKGTDLRELLRSEYTGEEITDVVRDIWNNREDRYSDERLNHTSKKRVPKIEMSHIGG, encoded by the coding sequence ATGAACTCTGTCACATTAGACAAACTACAACGTCCTTTAAAGGATTTACGTATTTCTGTTACTGATCGCTGTAATTTTCGCTGTCGTTATTGTATGCCAGAAGAAATATTTGGTCCTGATTATTCGTTTTTGTCTAATGATAAAATTTTATCTTTTGATGAGATTGAAAGGATAACACGTATTTTCGTTTCTTTAGGTGTGAGAAAGTTACGAATTACAGGCGGAGAACCGTTACTTAGAAGAGGTCTTCCACAGCTTATCGAGCGCCTTAATAAAATTGATGGTGTGGAGGATATCGGTTTAACAACCAATGGATCGTTACTTAAAAAGTTTGCTCCTGATTTATATAAGGCGGGTTTATCACGTGTGACAGTTAGTTTAGATTCCTTAGAAGAAGAGCGATTTTTCTATTTGAATGGTAATAGAAGCAAAGTGCAAAGAGTTTTGGAAGGAATACAGGCTGCAGCTGAAGTTGGTATGAAAATTAAAATAAACATGGTCGTTCAAAAAGGGAAAAATGAACAAGATATTTTGCAGATGGCGCAATACTTTAAGGAAAATAAGCATATTCTTCGTTTTATTGAGTATATGGACGTTGGGAATTATAACGGTTGGGAATTAAAAGAGGTCGTCTCGAAACAAGAAATAGTAGATGCCATTCATCAAGTTATGCCATTAGAACGGATAGAAGCGAATTATGCAGGTGAAGTTGCGACTCGCTATCGTTATATTGGAAGTGATGAAGAGATAGGTATTATTTCATCAGTAACAGATTCCTTCTGTTCATCATGTACGAGAGCCCGTATTTCTGCAGAAGGAAAATTATATACTTGTTTGTTCGCTTCTAAAGGAACTGATTTGAGAGAACTGCTTCGATCTGAATACACTGGCGAGGAAATAACAGATGTCGTACGTGATATATGGAACAACCGAGAAGATCGTTATTCAGATGAACGCTTAAATCATACAAGTAAAAAAAGAGTGCCTAAAATTGAAATGTCACATATTGGTGGCTGA
- the fdhD gene encoding formate dehydrogenase accessory sulfurtransferase FdhD yields MKPIQVEREIFRYEQGAFKHIEDSIVTEFPVTIKMNGQEFVTMVSTPEYIEDMVIGFLASEGIIRKYEDIDDIWVQEKEGFVHVTTKKVNPYYEQMQNKRYITSCCGMSRQGFVFANDALSAKKMNGVHVQVAAEDCFRLMKEMQQSAETFRHTGGVHNASLCDVNGIILSRMDIGRHNALDKIYGYCLKNNISIKDKIIVFSGRISSEILLKVAKIGCEIILSKSAPTELALQLAEELGITTIGFIRNESLNVYTHPERVLNIK; encoded by the coding sequence GTGAAACCGATACAGGTAGAAAGAGAAATCTTTCGTTATGAACAAGGGGCGTTTAAGCATATAGAGGACAGCATTGTAACAGAGTTTCCAGTCACGATTAAAATGAACGGACAGGAGTTTGTTACAATGGTTAGTACTCCAGAATATATAGAAGATATGGTAATAGGCTTTTTAGCATCTGAAGGAATTATTCGGAAGTATGAAGATATTGATGACATATGGGTACAAGAGAAAGAAGGATTTGTACATGTCACAACGAAAAAAGTGAATCCGTATTACGAACAAATGCAAAATAAACGTTATATTACTTCATGCTGTGGTATGAGTAGACAAGGGTTTGTGTTTGCAAATGATGCACTAAGCGCGAAGAAAATGAATGGCGTACATGTACAGGTTGCTGCAGAAGACTGTTTTCGGTTAATGAAAGAAATGCAGCAATCTGCAGAGACATTTCGTCATACAGGCGGCGTTCATAATGCATCTTTGTGTGATGTGAATGGCATTATTTTAAGCCGAATGGATATCGGTAGACATAATGCATTAGATAAAATTTACGGTTATTGCTTAAAAAATAATATTTCTATAAAAGATAAAATCATTGTTTTTAGTGGTCGTATTTCTTCGGAAATATTATTGAAAGTTGCAAAAATTGGTTGTGAAATTATACTGTCAAAATCAGCTCCAACTGAGTTGGCTTTGCAGCTAGCAGAAGAACTAGGTATTACTACGATAGGGTTTATTCGGAATGAATCCTTAAATGTATATACGCATCCAGAGCGTGTTTTAAATATAAAATAA
- a CDS encoding DUF2294 domain-containing protein has translation MSKKVHEFNDMIRKLRKELFGKGPERIHTVFAENMAIATLYGNLTPTEKFISSTMDGAEMVHMARTKMIQEVYAANSREHLEELVGAKLVNLFSDMKVEEDIAVSVFVFDKNIT, from the coding sequence ATGTCAAAAAAAGTACATGAATTTAATGATATGATACGAAAACTTCGAAAGGAACTTTTCGGAAAAGGACCAGAACGAATTCATACTGTTTTTGCTGAAAATATGGCGATTGCGACCCTTTATGGAAACTTAACACCTACTGAAAAATTCATTTCAAGTACGATGGACGGTGCGGAAATGGTTCATATGGCTAGAACGAAAATGATTCAAGAAGTGTATGCTGCGAATTCCCGTGAACATTTGGAGGAACTTGTTGGAGCGAAATTAGTGAATTTGTTTTCAGATATGAAAGTAGAAGAAGATATTGCAGTTTCGGTATTTGTTTTTGATAAAAATATAACGTGA
- a CDS encoding DUF1641 domain-containing protein has protein sequence MAAPIKMIQKQELTEEEIKQQKLDDLKELLANNEDALNQMFNIVGELNDIGMLEAANSMLKAKEPIAKIVLGQVTREPVTNLINNMMGAAGALTELDPELTKKLIGSLLVGLEEGNEHLESNKKVGVFDLMKVLKDPDINRAIGFGLHFLKGMGKGLKDE, from the coding sequence ATGGCTGCACCTATAAAAATGATTCAAAAACAAGAATTAACTGAGGAAGAAATAAAACAGCAAAAATTAGATGATTTAAAAGAGCTTCTAGCAAATAATGAAGACGCTCTAAATCAAATGTTTAATATAGTAGGGGAATTGAATGATATTGGCATGCTAGAAGCAGCTAATTCTATGCTAAAGGCGAAAGAACCAATCGCAAAAATTGTTCTTGGCCAAGTGACCCGTGAGCCTGTTACAAATTTAATTAATAATATGATGGGTGCTGCAGGTGCTTTAACAGAACTTGATCCGGAACTTACGAAAAAGCTTATAGGTAGCTTATTAGTAGGGCTAGAAGAAGGTAATGAACATCTAGAGAGTAATAAAAAAGTAGGGGTATTCGATCTTATGAAAGTATTGAAAGATCCAGACATTAACCGTGCCATCGGATTTGGGCTTCATTTCTTAAAAGGTATGGGTAAAGGGTTAAAAGACGAGTAA